Proteins encoded together in one Sphingomonas radiodurans window:
- the addB gene encoding double-strand break repair protein AddB, which translates to MAERRGAGSRSLGLFTIPAHRAFADALVAGLIRRFGGEPLGLARGLVLLPNNRAKLAVTSAFVRASGGALVLPRLVAIGADDLGEAIGVALDPADAPDPPPPAVTPLARRMILARLVQEARPTLDAAEAVRLAGELARTLDQLIVEEVESRALADLDLGELTEHWRSAVALFQVVIDRWPGELARLGRIDVATRRSMLLRRLADRWWDAPPGGFVCAAGITDAAPSVAAMLARVAELPNGLVVLAGLDRAMPDAEWDALGPHSADPVTGRTPRSIEVHPQFHLKQLLARMGLAREDAAIWPDGSDHDASAARGRAIATALAPADFTARWTELRPQQRQLVGVRVAELATPAEEAQAIAIALRQAIEVPDRTAALVTPDRALARRVSAHCARWGIEVDDTAGRPLSITPPGTLLIAIVEAAAEDFAPLALLTLLKHPLVRAGEARGRWLEAVRRLDRLLRGPRPGLGLDGIEASLGEKAGEWWREMRDLLDPLRAVFVDGVRPLSVLVAGLRDAASALAGDDAWRGPAGRAAADLLGELEAEAPAGPRDVVPRDLGPLLRLLMDEVAIRPLQGGHPRLAIYGLIEARLQSADLMILGGLNEGVWPASPAPDPWLAPRIRAALGLPGLERAIGVAAHDFGQGLGAPAVLITRARRDARSPAIPSRLWLRLAAMAGDEFDRARDDELQGWARLIDNGGTPQPAARPAPRPSAALRPREISVTQVDRLKADPFAFYAQRILRLAALDPVDADPSAAWRGTEVHRILEEWSRHDDCRVDALRPRALAMLADPGTHPLLRALWQPRLLAGVEWIAETMAAEIADGRVVLNAEGKGGAEIAGVNLSGRYDRIDRLADGTLGIVDYKTGKAPSASAVRAGFAMQLGLLGAIAEAGGFIGISGTAGGFEYWSLAKNRDAFGNVTSPVDPLGKNDRILTSEFVGQARAVFAEAAARWLTGDDAFTAKLNPEYAPYAEYDQLMRRDEWYGRE; encoded by the coding sequence ATGGCTGAGCGGCGCGGGGCTGGATCGAGGAGTCTGGGGCTCTTCACCATCCCGGCGCATCGAGCATTCGCCGATGCGCTCGTCGCTGGGCTGATCCGTCGCTTTGGCGGGGAACCGTTGGGGCTTGCGCGCGGGCTGGTGCTGCTGCCGAACAATCGCGCGAAGCTGGCGGTGACGAGCGCGTTCGTGCGTGCAAGCGGCGGCGCGCTGGTGCTGCCGCGGCTGGTGGCGATCGGGGCTGACGATCTGGGCGAGGCGATCGGCGTGGCGCTCGACCCGGCCGATGCACCCGATCCGCCGCCGCCGGCCGTAACGCCGCTTGCACGACGGATGATCCTGGCGCGGCTGGTGCAGGAGGCGCGGCCAACGCTCGATGCGGCGGAGGCGGTGCGGCTGGCGGGGGAGCTGGCGCGAACGCTGGACCAGTTGATCGTCGAGGAGGTCGAATCGAGGGCGCTGGCGGACCTGGATTTGGGCGAACTGACCGAGCATTGGCGGTCGGCCGTGGCGCTGTTCCAGGTGGTGATCGATCGCTGGCCGGGCGAGCTGGCGCGGCTGGGGCGGATCGATGTCGCGACACGGCGGAGCATGTTGTTGCGGCGGCTTGCCGACCGCTGGTGGGACGCGCCGCCGGGTGGGTTCGTCTGTGCGGCGGGCATCACCGATGCGGCCCCATCCGTGGCGGCGATGCTGGCGCGGGTGGCCGAGTTGCCCAATGGTCTGGTCGTGCTTGCGGGGCTCGATCGGGCGATGCCGGACGCGGAATGGGATGCGCTGGGGCCGCACAGCGCCGATCCAGTGACGGGGCGGACGCCGCGATCGATCGAGGTGCATCCGCAATTCCACCTCAAGCAATTGCTGGCGCGGATGGGGCTGGCGCGCGAGGATGCGGCGATCTGGCCCGACGGCAGCGATCACGATGCGTCGGCGGCGCGCGGGCGGGCGATCGCGACGGCGCTGGCGCCGGCGGATTTCACCGCGCGCTGGACCGAGCTTCGGCCACAGCAGCGCCAGCTGGTCGGGGTGCGCGTCGCCGAGCTCGCGACACCGGCGGAGGAAGCGCAGGCGATCGCAATCGCGCTGCGGCAGGCGATCGAGGTGCCGGATCGCACGGCGGCGCTGGTGACGCCCGATCGCGCGCTGGCACGGCGCGTGTCTGCGCATTGCGCGCGCTGGGGGATCGAGGTCGACGATACGGCTGGGCGGCCGCTGTCGATCACGCCGCCGGGGACGCTGCTGATCGCCATCGTCGAGGCGGCGGCGGAGGATTTCGCGCCACTCGCGCTGCTGACGCTGCTGAAGCATCCGCTGGTACGCGCCGGGGAGGCGCGCGGCCGGTGGCTGGAGGCGGTGCGGCGGCTCGACCGCCTGCTGCGCGGGCCGCGGCCGGGGCTGGGGCTCGATGGGATCGAGGCAAGTCTCGGCGAGAAGGCGGGCGAGTGGTGGCGTGAGATGCGCGATCTGCTCGATCCGTTGCGGGCGGTGTTTGTTGACGGAGTGCGACCGTTATCGGTGCTGGTCGCTGGGCTGCGCGATGCGGCCAGTGCGCTCGCGGGGGACGATGCGTGGCGCGGGCCGGCGGGGCGCGCGGCGGCGGATTTGCTGGGCGAGCTGGAGGCGGAGGCGCCGGCGGGACCACGCGACGTCGTGCCGCGCGATTTGGGGCCGCTGTTGCGGCTGCTGATGGACGAAGTGGCGATCCGGCCGCTGCAGGGCGGGCATCCGCGGCTGGCGATCTACGGATTGATCGAGGCGCGGCTGCAATCCGCCGATCTGATGATTCTGGGCGGGCTGAACGAAGGCGTGTGGCCGGCGAGCCCGGCGCCCGACCCGTGGCTGGCGCCGCGTATCCGAGCCGCGCTCGGGCTGCCGGGGCTGGAGCGTGCCATCGGGGTGGCGGCGCATGATTTCGGGCAAGGGCTTGGCGCGCCCGCGGTGCTGATCACGCGAGCAAGGCGCGATGCGCGCTCGCCGGCGATCCCGTCGCGGCTTTGGCTGCGGCTGGCGGCGATGGCGGGGGACGAGTTCGATCGCGCGCGCGATGACGAGTTGCAGGGTTGGGCGCGGCTGATCGACAATGGTGGCACGCCGCAGCCGGCTGCGCGGCCTGCGCCGCGCCCGTCGGCAGCGCTGCGACCACGTGAGATATCGGTGACGCAAGTCGATCGGCTGAAGGCGGATCCGTTCGCGTTCTACGCACAGCGCATCCTGCGGCTGGCGGCGCTCGATCCGGTGGATGCCGATCCGAGCGCGGCCTGGCGCGGGACCGAGGTGCATCGCATCCTCGAAGAATGGTCGCGGCATGATGACTGCCGAGTCGATGCGCTCCGGCCGCGCGCGCTGGCCATGTTGGCGGATCCGGGGACTCACCCGCTGCTGCGCGCACTATGGCAGCCGCGGTTGCTGGCCGGGGTCGAGTGGATCGCCGAGACGATGGCGGCAGAGATCGCCGACGGCCGCGTGGTGCTTAATGCCGAGGGCAAGGGTGGGGCGGAGATCGCCGGAGTAAACCTTTCGGGACGGTATGACCGGATCGATCGACTCGCGGATGGGACGCTTGGGATCGTCGACTACAAGACCGGCAAGGCGCCGTCGGCCTCGGCGGTGCGGGCGGGGTTTGCGATGCAGCTGGGGCTGTTGGGCGCGATTGCCGAGGCGGGCGGGTTCATTGGGATTTCGGGGACGGCGGGGGGCTTTGAATATTGGTCGCTGGCCAAGAACCGCGATGCGTTTGGGAATGTCACGTCGCCGGTCGATCCGCTGGGGAAGAACGATCGGATCCTGACCAGCGAGTTCGTCGGGCAGGCGCGTGCGGTGTTCGCGGAGGCGGCGGCGCGGTGGCTGACCGGGGACGATGCGTTCACTGCGAAGCTCAATCCCGAATATGCGCCGTATGCCGAGTATGACCAGCTGATGCGGCGGGATGAATGGTATGGGCGTGAGTAG
- a CDS encoding nucleotidyltransferase family protein has product MTRVRAIRPVPTAAVPTTAMVMAAGLGKRMRPLTATRPKPLIPVGGKTLLDHTFDHLRAAGVKRAVVNVHYLADTLEAHLASVEGIEIVVSDERGALLETGGGLIKAKALLGDDPIYVVNSDNYWLDGPVDALSLLAARWDPALMDVLLLVVPLARAHCHGGQGDFHIAADGRITGRRQRGRLAPFVYIGVQILNPAILIDAPEGPFSTMVFWERAIAAGRAYGLAHQGLWVDVGTPAAVARAEALSIDG; this is encoded by the coding sequence ATGACTCGGGTGCGTGCGATCCGGCCGGTGCCGACCGCTGCGGTGCCGACGACGGCGATGGTGATGGCCGCCGGGCTCGGCAAGCGAATGCGGCCGCTGACGGCGACGCGGCCCAAGCCGCTGATCCCGGTCGGCGGCAAGACGCTGCTCGACCATACGTTCGATCATCTGCGCGCGGCGGGGGTGAAGCGTGCGGTGGTCAACGTCCATTATCTGGCCGACACGCTGGAGGCGCATCTCGCCTCGGTCGAGGGGATTGAGATCGTCGTGTCGGACGAGCGCGGGGCGCTGCTCGAAACGGGCGGGGGGCTGATCAAGGCGAAGGCGTTGCTTGGCGACGACCCGATCTACGTGGTCAACAGCGACAATTACTGGCTCGACGGGCCGGTGGATGCCTTGTCGCTGCTGGCGGCGCGGTGGGATCCGGCGCTGATGGACGTGTTGCTGCTGGTGGTGCCGCTGGCGCGCGCGCATTGCCACGGCGGGCAGGGCGATTTCCATATCGCGGCGGATGGCCGGATCACCGGGCGGCGGCAGCGCGGGCGGCTGGCGCCGTTCGTGTACATCGGGGTGCAGATCCTGAACCCGGCGATCCTCATCGACGCGCCGGAGGGGCCGTTCTCGACGATGGTATTCTGGGAGCGCGCGATTGCCGCAGGCCGCGCTTATGGCCTGGCGCATCAGGGATTGTGGGTCGACGTGGGCACGCCGGCGGCTGTGGCGCGCGCGGAGGCCCTGAGCATCGATGGCTGA
- a CDS encoding aminoglycoside phosphotransferase family protein: MTPPAGARAFLVAHGWGEAAVLPLAGDASFRRYFRVIAGERHAILMDAPPPHEDTGPFVSVARWLAERGFAAPAIHALDAAQGLVLIEDFGDARMREAIDDDPSVAPALYADAVDVLIALRAHPAGDWRAYDRAELQREAGLFVEWYCPALGLSVDAAGYVVAWDAVFGQAKAERAVTVLRDYHAENLMLVGADRSLGLLDFQDALAGHPAYDLVSLLQDARRDVDPALEQAMLDRYRGATGEGAAFMRAYHVLGAQRNAKVLGIFTRLWQRDGKPRYPSLCPRVWRYLERDLAAPVLAPVAAWFDANVPAELRGDPLVLSAR; this comes from the coding sequence ATGACTCCGCCCGCCGGCGCGCGCGCCTTCCTGGTCGCGCACGGATGGGGCGAGGCGGCGGTGCTGCCGCTTGCGGGGGATGCCTCGTTTCGTCGCTATTTCCGTGTGATAGCCGGGGAAAGGCATGCAATCCTGATGGATGCACCGCCGCCGCACGAGGACACGGGGCCGTTCGTTTCGGTCGCGCGGTGGCTGGCGGAGCGAGGCTTTGCGGCGCCGGCGATCCATGCGCTCGACGCCGCGCAGGGCCTCGTGCTGATCGAGGATTTCGGCGACGCCCGGATGCGCGAGGCGATCGACGACGATCCGAGCGTGGCGCCGGCGCTGTATGCCGATGCGGTCGACGTGCTGATCGCTTTGCGCGCGCATCCGGCGGGTGACTGGCGGGCCTATGATCGTGCTGAGTTGCAGCGCGAGGCGGGGCTGTTCGTCGAATGGTATTGCCCTGCGCTGGGGCTGTCGGTGGATGCGGCTGGCTATGTCGTGGCGTGGGACGCGGTGTTCGGGCAGGCCAAGGCGGAGCGGGCGGTGACGGTGCTGCGCGACTACCACGCTGAAAATCTGATGCTGGTGGGTGCCGATCGTTCGCTTGGGCTGCTCGACTTCCAAGACGCGCTGGCGGGGCATCCGGCGTATGATCTCGTCTCGCTGCTGCAGGATGCGCGGCGCGATGTCGATCCGGCGCTGGAGCAGGCGATGCTCGATCGATATCGCGGCGCTACCGGCGAAGGCGCGGCATTCATGCGGGCTTATCATGTGCTCGGCGCGCAGCGGAACGCCAAGGTCCTGGGGATCTTCACGCGGCTTTGGCAGCGTGACGGCAAGCCGCGCTATCCCTCGCTGTGCCCGCGGGTGTGGCGCTATCTGGAGCGTGATCTGGCCGCGCCGGTGCTGGCACCGGTCGCGGCATGGTTCGACGCCAACGTGCCCGCCGAACTGCGCGGCGATCCGCTGGTTCTGAGCGCGCGATGA
- the tsaE gene encoding tRNA (adenosine(37)-N6)-threonylcarbamoyltransferase complex ATPase subunit type 1 TsaE gives MRLADPAATEAVGAALAAVLRVGDVITLEGPLGAGKTSIARGLLAALGLVGEAPSPSFAIVQPYAPPEVRLPVVHVDLYRVEDVAELGELGLDEALYDSALVVEWPDRAGAQAWPEALRLTLATEPDGARRLTWQVPAAWERRWPLT, from the coding sequence ATGCGGCTGGCCGATCCGGCGGCGACCGAGGCGGTTGGGGCTGCGCTCGCCGCCGTGCTGCGGGTGGGTGACGTGATCACGCTGGAGGGGCCGCTCGGCGCTGGCAAGACGAGCATCGCGCGTGGGCTGCTGGCGGCACTGGGACTGGTGGGTGAGGCGCCGAGCCCGAGCTTTGCGATCGTTCAGCCTTATGCGCCGCCCGAAGTGCGGCTGCCGGTGGTGCATGTCGACCTGTATCGCGTCGAAGATGTGGCGGAGCTTGGTGAGCTGGGCCTCGACGAGGCGCTTTATGATTCGGCTCTGGTGGTGGAATGGCCCGATCGGGCGGGGGCGCAGGCGTGGCCCGAGGCGCTGCGACTGACGCTGGCGACCGAACCGGACGGCGCGCGGCGCTTGACTTGGCAGGTGCCGGCGGCATGGGAGCGGCGATGGCCGTTGACATGA
- a CDS encoding sensor histidine kinase has translation MLSTPLLIAAGAILLLLIAAASVALHRGLRAMGEAAREREGRRVAEALLAGAPMQAVLIRADRRVAMPPRVADLLGLAQPITDLDGLSGAGGGLDPADARAVIADILAVQRSGRPFVRQVRPRDAKRMLTLRGERAALGLSSGDVVLWVHDASEAQAEVERLATEEGRVRAAFDALTGLIEAAPLPMWYRGPDLRLAMANTAYVRAVEGADAADVVARGLELIEGSGQGGPLAGAAAARDSGRPEIRVLPATIGGARRSMQLHDVPLTGGGVAGFAIDVEELEEAQAREQRFAEAQRAMLDRLSAGVAQFGRDRALVFCNQPFRRMFAMRSEWLSDRPEFDRVLERMREANRLPEVRDFPGWKMERRDWFVRTDAATEETWHLPGGVYIRVVPQLLPDGSLLLIFEDRTEQVQLASARDTLLRVRTATFDNLFEALGVFAADGRLQLWNNRFRALWELEEEFLSGHPRVDAVAEKIAPKLRNPNRGKLVTDLVRSATTDRQQRGGRVALADGRHFEFAAVPLPDGNALFTMLDITDSRRAEQALRDRAEALEAADKMKTAFVANMSYELRTPLTSISGFAEMLHGGYAGKLPKQADTYVEAILDSVGRLGLLIDDVLDLTQGETDAPLTRADVDLAQTARAAADALRPVAGERGIDLAVEIARTTGRVAGDPQRLREVIEHLLRHAIGATQRGGRVLLHTDGNAQRARIVVSDDGEGMDAAAAARAFDRFAQPSATGRGERALDLGLPLARQFVEAHGGTVSLVSELGMGSLVTAEVPRR, from the coding sequence TTGCTGAGCACGCCCCTGTTGATTGCCGCCGGCGCTATTCTGCTGCTGCTGATCGCGGCGGCGAGCGTCGCGCTGCACCGGGGCTTGCGCGCGATGGGCGAGGCGGCGCGCGAGCGCGAAGGACGACGGGTGGCGGAGGCGCTGCTGGCGGGGGCGCCGATGCAGGCGGTGCTGATCCGCGCCGACCGGCGGGTCGCGATGCCGCCGCGGGTCGCCGACCTGCTGGGGCTCGCGCAGCCGATCACCGATCTCGACGGGCTGAGCGGCGCTGGCGGCGGGCTCGACCCGGCCGACGCGCGCGCGGTGATCGCCGACATTCTCGCGGTGCAGCGATCGGGCCGGCCCTTCGTGCGGCAAGTGCGCCCGCGCGATGCGAAGCGGATGCTGACGCTGCGCGGCGAGCGCGCCGCGTTGGGGCTGAGCAGCGGCGACGTGGTGCTGTGGGTGCATGACGCGAGCGAGGCGCAGGCCGAGGTCGAGCGGCTGGCGACGGAGGAAGGGCGGGTGCGCGCCGCCTTCGACGCGCTGACCGGGCTGATCGAGGCAGCGCCGCTGCCGATGTGGTATCGCGGGCCGGACCTGCGGCTGGCGATGGCGAACACGGCCTATGTTCGCGCGGTCGAAGGCGCGGATGCGGCGGACGTGGTCGCACGCGGGCTCGAGCTGATCGAGGGATCGGGGCAGGGTGGCCCGCTCGCTGGCGCCGCGGCGGCGCGCGATTCGGGGCGGCCCGAGATCCGCGTGTTGCCGGCGACGATCGGCGGCGCGCGACGGTCGATGCAATTGCACGACGTGCCGCTTACCGGCGGCGGCGTCGCCGGGTTCGCGATCGACGTCGAGGAACTGGAGGAAGCGCAGGCGCGCGAGCAGCGGTTCGCCGAGGCGCAGCGCGCGATGCTCGACCGGCTGTCAGCGGGCGTCGCGCAATTCGGTCGCGATCGCGCGCTCGTGTTCTGCAACCAGCCGTTCCGGCGGATGTTTGCGATGCGCAGTGAATGGCTGTCCGACCGGCCCGAATTCGATCGCGTGCTCGAACGGATGCGCGAGGCCAATCGGCTGCCCGAGGTGCGCGATTTCCCCGGTTGGAAGATGGAGCGGCGCGACTGGTTCGTGCGCACCGATGCAGCGACCGAGGAGACGTGGCATCTGCCGGGCGGCGTCTACATCCGCGTCGTTCCGCAATTGCTGCCCGACGGCAGCCTGCTACTGATCTTCGAGGATCGCACCGAGCAAGTGCAGCTCGCCTCGGCGCGCGACACGTTGCTGCGGGTGCGCACCGCGACGTTCGACAATCTGTTCGAGGCGCTGGGCGTGTTCGCCGCGGACGGACGGCTGCAATTGTGGAACAACCGCTTTCGCGCATTGTGGGAGCTGGAGGAGGAATTCCTCAGCGGGCATCCGCGCGTCGATGCGGTGGCGGAGAAGATCGCGCCCAAGCTGCGCAATCCGAATCGCGGCAAGCTGGTGACCGACCTCGTGCGATCGGCCACCACCGATCGGCAGCAGCGCGGCGGGCGGGTGGCGCTGGCGGACGGGCGGCATTTCGAATTCGCCGCGGTGCCGCTGCCGGACGGGAATGCGCTGTTCACGATGCTCGACATCACCGACAGCCGCCGCGCCGAACAGGCCCTGCGCGATCGCGCCGAGGCGCTGGAGGCGGCGGACAAGATGAAGACCGCATTCGTCGCGAACATGAGCTACGAATTGCGCACGCCGCTGACCTCGATCAGCGGGTTCGCGGAGATGCTGCACGGTGGCTATGCCGGCAAACTGCCCAAGCAGGCAGACACTTATGTCGAGGCGATCCTCGATTCGGTCGGGCGACTCGGGCTGCTGATCGATGACGTGCTCGACCTGACGCAGGGCGAGACCGATGCGCCGCTGACGCGCGCCGATGTCGATCTGGCGCAGACCGCGCGCGCGGCGGCCGATGCGCTGCGGCCAGTGGCGGGCGAACGCGGGATCGATCTGGCGGTGGAGATCGCGCGGACGACGGGACGGGTGGCGGGGGATCCGCAGCGATTGCGCGAGGTGATCGAGCATCTGCTGCGCCATGCGATCGGCGCGACGCAGCGCGGCGGGCGCGTGCTGCTCCACACCGACGGCAATGCGCAGCGGGCGCGGATCGTCGTGTCGGACGATGGCGAGGGGATGGACGCGGCGGCGGCGGCGCGGGCGTTCGATCGCTTTGCGCAGCCATCGGCGACAGGGCGCGGCGAACGCGCGCTCGATCTGGGCCTGCCGCTCGCGCGGCAATTTGTCGAGGCGCATGGTGGCACGGTGTCGCTGGTGAGCGAGCTGGGCATGGGTTCGCTGGTGACCGCGGAGGTGCCACGGCGATGA
- the mltG gene encoding endolytic transglycosylase MltG, giving the protein MRKLGCLGLLIGLAIIAGLFWVSRDWSGAGPAAKPLTVVVPDGASLGRAASVLEAQGAIRSATRFRGYARVFGSGRPIKAGEYAIPAGASAADILTLLEDGKVRQRLVPVPEGYPSVLVHAALMRAEGLTGTIEVPREGSVLPDSYAYQLGDTRAAVVARMQKAMTDYLAAAWKKRKPGIAVTTPAQAIVLASIVEKETGKPSERRTVAAVYTNRLKRGMPLQADPTVIYPITKGKPLGRRILRSELQAKNGYNTYASPGLPIGPIANPGRASIDAVLDPAQSSALYFVADGTGGHVFADTLDQHNANVSKWYAIRRQRGEM; this is encoded by the coding sequence ATGCGCAAGCTTGGGTGCCTGGGACTGCTGATCGGCCTGGCGATCATCGCCGGGCTGTTCTGGGTATCGCGTGACTGGTCGGGTGCCGGGCCGGCGGCCAAGCCGCTGACGGTGGTGGTGCCCGACGGCGCGAGCCTCGGGCGGGCGGCAAGCGTGCTGGAGGCGCAAGGCGCGATCCGCTCGGCGACGCGGTTCCGCGGCTATGCGCGGGTGTTCGGCAGCGGCCGGCCGATCAAGGCCGGGGAATATGCGATTCCGGCGGGCGCAAGCGCGGCCGACATCCTGACGCTGCTTGAGGACGGCAAGGTGCGCCAGCGGCTGGTGCCAGTGCCCGAGGGATATCCGTCGGTGCTGGTACATGCGGCGCTGATGCGGGCCGAGGGGCTGACTGGCACGATCGAGGTGCCGCGCGAGGGATCGGTACTGCCCGACAGCTATGCCTACCAGTTGGGCGATACGCGCGCGGCGGTGGTGGCGCGGATGCAAAAGGCGATGACGGATTATCTCGCCGCGGCGTGGAAGAAGCGCAAGCCGGGCATCGCGGTGACGACGCCGGCGCAAGCGATCGTGCTTGCCTCGATCGTCGAGAAGGAAACCGGCAAGCCTTCGGAACGACGGACCGTGGCGGCGGTGTACACCAATCGGCTGAAGCGCGGGATGCCGCTGCAGGCCGACCCGACGGTGATCTACCCGATTACCAAGGGCAAACCGCTGGGGCGGCGCATTCTGCGATCCGAACTGCAGGCGAAGAATGGCTATAATACCTATGCCAGCCCCGGGCTTCCGATCGGGCCGATCGCCAATCCCGGGCGGGCCTCGATCGATGCGGTGCTCGATCCGGCACAAAGCTCGGCCCTGTATTTCGTCGCGGACGGGACGGGCGGGCATGTGTTTGCCGACACGCTCGACCAGCATAATGCCAATGTGAGCAAATGGTATGCGATCCGGCGCCAGCGCGGCGAGATGTAA
- the fabF gene encoding beta-ketoacyl-ACP synthase II — MRRVVVTGLGLVTPLGADVETAWANIIAAKSGAGPITRFDASDQKCRIACEVKPADHPYGFDPNKRVDHKVQRQVDPFIVYGIDAAGQALEDAGLTEMDEATRLRAGCSIGSGIGGLPGIESESLVLAAKGPGRVSPHFVHGRLINLISGQVSIKFGLMGPNHAVVTACSTGAHSIGDAARMIRDDDADIMLAGGAEATVCPIGIAGFAQARALNTSFNDRPEQASRPYDKDRDGFVMGEGAGVVVLEEYEHAKARGAKIYAEVVGYGLSGDAYHVTAPHPDGSGAYRSMEMALRKAGMTPADIDYINAHGTSTMADTIELAAVKRLFGDAIGNVSMSSTKSAIGHLLGGAGAVEAIFCILALRDQIVPPTLNLDNPDEGTEGVDLVPHVAKKRTVRAVLNNSFGFGGTNASLVMRPV, encoded by the coding sequence ATGCGCCGCGTCGTCGTCACCGGCCTCGGCCTCGTCACCCCGCTCGGCGCGGATGTCGAGACCGCCTGGGCCAACATCATCGCCGCGAAATCGGGCGCCGGGCCGATCACGCGCTTCGATGCATCGGACCAGAAGTGCCGCATCGCGTGCGAAGTGAAGCCTGCCGATCACCCTTATGGTTTCGATCCGAACAAGCGGGTCGACCACAAGGTGCAACGGCAGGTCGATCCGTTCATTGTGTATGGCATCGACGCCGCCGGCCAGGCGCTGGAAGATGCCGGGCTGACCGAAATGGACGAGGCGACACGGTTGCGCGCCGGGTGTTCGATCGGCTCGGGGATCGGTGGCCTGCCGGGCATCGAGAGCGAGAGCCTTGTGCTGGCGGCGAAGGGCCCCGGGCGGGTGTCGCCGCACTTCGTACACGGACGGCTGATCAACCTGATTTCGGGTCAAGTCAGCATCAAGTTCGGGCTGATGGGGCCGAACCATGCCGTAGTGACGGCGTGCTCGACCGGTGCACATTCGATCGGTGACGCGGCGCGGATGATCCGCGACGACGACGCCGACATCATGCTGGCGGGTGGCGCGGAAGCGACCGTGTGCCCGATCGGCATCGCCGGGTTCGCGCAGGCGCGGGCGCTGAACACCAGCTTCAACGACCGACCCGAACAGGCCAGCCGGCCATACGACAAGGACCGCGACGGCTTCGTGATGGGTGAGGGCGCCGGTGTTGTCGTGCTCGAGGAATATGAGCATGCGAAGGCGCGCGGCGCGAAGATTTACGCGGAAGTCGTCGGCTACGGCCTGTCCGGCGACGCCTATCACGTCACGGCGCCGCATCCGGACGGGTCCGGGGCATATCGCTCGATGGAAATGGCGCTGCGGAAGGCGGGCATGACGCCGGCGGACATCGATTATATCAATGCGCACGGCACCTCGACGATGGCCGACACGATCGAACTGGCCGCAGTCAAGCGGCTGTTCGGCGACGCGATCGGCAACGTATCGATGAGCTCGACCAAATCGGCGATCGGCCATCTGCTGGGTGGCGCGGGCGCGGTGGAAGCGATCTTTTGCATTCTCGCGCTGCGCGATCAGATCGTGCCGCCAACGCTGAACCTCGACAATCCCGACGAGGGAACCGAAGGTGTCGACCTGGTGCCGCACGTGGCGAAGAAGCGGACGGTGCGCGCGGTGCTGAACAACAGCTTCGGCTTCGGCGGGACGAATGCCTCGCTGGTGATGCGGCCGGTTTGA
- a CDS encoding acyl carrier protein — protein sequence MSETADRVKKIVVEHLGVEADKVTEDASFIDDLGADSLDIVELVMAFEEEFGVEIPDDAAEKITTVRDAITYIDEHKA from the coding sequence ATGAGCGAGACCGCTGACCGCGTGAAGAAGATCGTCGTCGAGCATCTCGGCGTCGAAGCCGACAAGGTGACCGAGGATGCCAGCTTCATCGACGATCTGGGTGCGGACAGCCTCGACATCGTCGAGCTGGTGATGGCATTCGAAGAGGAATTCGGCGTCGAGATCCCAGACGATGCCGCCGAAAAGATCACGACCGTGCGCGACGCGATCACCTATATCGACGAGCACAAGGCCTGA
- the fabG gene encoding 3-oxoacyl-[acyl-carrier-protein] reductase, with amino-acid sequence MFDLTGMTALVTGASGGIGSAIAKALAARGARLVVSGSNAAKLEAFRETLGANHIGVTSDLSDPQSVDGLVPEAVAALGGRLDILVNNAGITRDNLAMRMKDDEWSDVITVNLEAAFRLVRAAARPMMKQRFGRVISITSVVGQTGNPGQANYAASKAGLVGMSKALAQELASRNITVNCVAPGFIRSAMTDVLPVAQKTALLARIPAGDLGSGEDIGAAVVYLASREAGYVTGQTLHVNGGMAMV; translated from the coding sequence ATGTTCGACCTCACAGGCATGACGGCGTTGGTGACTGGGGCTTCCGGTGGGATCGGATCGGCGATTGCGAAGGCGCTGGCGGCGCGCGGCGCACGGCTGGTGGTGTCGGGATCGAACGCGGCGAAACTGGAGGCGTTTCGGGAGACCTTGGGGGCAAACCATATCGGAGTGACATCCGATTTGTCGGACCCGCAGTCGGTTGACGGCCTCGTTCCGGAAGCAGTGGCCGCGCTGGGCGGTCGGCTCGACATCCTCGTCAACAATGCCGGGATCACGCGCGACAATCTGGCGATGCGGATGAAGGACGACGAATGGTCGGACGTCATCACCGTCAATCTCGAGGCGGCGTTCCGGCTGGTGCGCGCGGCGGCGCGACCGATGATGAAGCAGCGGTTCGGCCGGGTGATCTCGATCACGTCGGTCGTCGGGCAGACGGGCAATCCGGGGCAGGCGAACTATGCCGCGTCGAAGGCCGGGCTGGTCGGCATGTCGAAGGCGCTGGCGCAGGAGCTCGCGAGCCGCAACATCACCGTCAATTGCGTCGCGCCGGGCTTCATCCGATCGGCAATGACCGACGTGTTGCCCGTGGCGCAGAAGACCGCGCTGCTGGCGCGCATTCCGGCGGGTGACCTGGGCAGCGGCGAGGATATCGGCGCGGCGGTGGTGTATCTCGCATCGCGCGAGGCCGGCTATGTCACTGGGCAGACGCTGCATGTGAACGGCGGCATGGCGATGGTGTGA